From Helicoverpa armigera isolate CAAS_96S chromosome 29, ASM3070526v1, whole genome shotgun sequence, the proteins below share one genomic window:
- the LOC110381912 gene encoding uncharacterized protein LOC110381912 gives MLKICTKENICILHTIVEGRRVSVATPLSEEDTICIDTAMHKYMYSGCRVRVSLTDVTTAYVLERNASSVSTSTASTTTREPVTSVLAATDQPETVAASENWTATIVTVAVTSAAVLLLALITVACIRLCRARTPGQPASDRFWNRFYVNMLMRDECNAEIRERERRDAEIRERERREAEPEYDYVYDHRYAPRTQRTR, from the exons ATGTTGAAGATATGTACGAAAGAAAACATATGCATATTACACACCATTGTCGAAGGAAGACGTGTTTCAGTTGCAACTCCGCTCTCAGaagaag acacCATTTGTATCGATACTGCCATGCATAAATACATGTACTCAGGTTGTCGCGTTAGAGTGAGTTTGACAGACGTCACAACAG CCTATGTCCTGGAAAGAAATGCATCGAGTGTAAGCACGTCGACAGCGTCTACAACGACGAGGGAGCCGGTGACGAGCGTGCTCGCTGCTACTGACCAGCCAGAGACAGTCGCCGCCAGTGAGA ACTGGACAGCGACTATCGTCACGGTTGCGGTAACATCGGCGGCGGTGTTGCTGCTGGCGCTCATCACAGTGGCCTGCATACGTCTCTGTCGCGCGCGAACTCCCGGTCAGCCAGCTTCAGACCGC TTTTGGAATCGGTTCTACGTGAACATGTTGATGCGAGATGAATGCAATGCAGAGATACGCGAGCGCGAGCGACGCGATGCGGAGATACGCGAGCGCGAGCGACGCGAAGCAGAGCCGGAATATGACTACGTGTACGACCACCGATACGCCCCTCGTACACAAAGAACTCGCTGA
- the LOC135119059 gene encoding uncharacterized protein LOC135119059 — protein sequence MAGQRRRVLQANINHCRAAQSLLVQTFAEWLVDVAVVAEPYSVPGSWLGDDNGSVALMARSSTDSPPLSLLERGPGYVAAAWGDIALIGVYFSPNRPLSDFENFLEVLARVAGGMVQHRVPTTLGRL from the coding sequence ATGGCTGGACAAAGACGACGTGTTCTTCaagcgaacatcaaccactgcagaGCAGCCCAGAGCCTGCTGGTCCAAACCTTTGCAGAGTGGTTGGTGGACGTGGCGGTTGTCGCCGAGCCGTACTCTGTCCCTGGCAGCTGGCTGGGAGACGACAACGGCTCGGTCGCATTGATGGCGCGATCTTCCACGGACTCTCCTCCCCTCTCGCTCTTAGAGAGGGGACCGGGATACGTGGCCGCCGCGTGGGGTGACATTGCCCTTATAGGGGTGTATTTCTCACCAAACCGCCCTCTCTCGGACTTCGAGAACTTTCTAGAGGTCCTCGCCAGGGTGGCAGGCGGAATGGTACAGCACCGGGTACCGACGACTCTTGGGCGACTTTAA